The following coding sequences are from one Halobacteriovorax sp. JY17 window:
- the lpdA gene encoding dihydrolipoyl dehydrogenase encodes MKEFDVVVIGSGPGGYVCAIRMAQLGFKTAIVEKYPTLGGTCLNVGCIPSKAWLESSERFYDATHHFVDHGIETGKVKVDISKMSARVQKVVSDTCGGIDFLMKKNKIEVLRGLGSLKDKNTVIVKGEKEEIEVKAKNIVLATGSKPSTLPFIKIDKERVITSTEALKLKEVPKHLIVIGGGVIGLEMGQVFLRLGSKVSVVEYADSMIAAMDAELGKTLQRVLKKQGMEFYAGHGVTAVEAKGKKVTVTAKKNKDGKEVTLESDYCLVAVGRRPFTDGLGLENAGVQVDERGVVVTDSNLRTSVDNIFAIGDIVKGPMLAHKAEEEGVYVAELLAGQKPHLNYNLIPGVVYTWPEVSSVGQTEEQLKSSSIPYKKGSFPFKASGRARAGNESEGLVKVLAHKETDEILGVHMIGARCADLIGEAVVAMEFRASAEDIARICHGHPTYTECFKEACLAATEDRAIHI; translated from the coding sequence GTGAAAGAATTTGATGTTGTTGTAATAGGTTCAGGTCCAGGTGGTTATGTTTGCGCAATAAGAATGGCGCAACTTGGTTTTAAAACTGCAATCGTTGAAAAGTATCCAACTCTTGGGGGAACTTGTCTAAATGTTGGATGTATTCCATCAAAGGCATGGCTTGAGTCTTCTGAAAGATTCTATGATGCCACTCACCACTTTGTTGACCATGGAATTGAAACAGGAAAAGTTAAAGTAGATATTTCCAAAATGAGTGCAAGGGTACAGAAAGTTGTCTCTGATACTTGTGGTGGAATTGATTTCCTAATGAAGAAGAATAAGATTGAAGTTCTTAGAGGGCTTGGATCATTAAAAGATAAGAATACTGTCATTGTAAAAGGTGAAAAAGAAGAGATTGAAGTTAAGGCGAAAAATATTGTCCTAGCGACAGGTTCAAAACCATCAACTCTTCCATTTATAAAAATTGATAAAGAGAGAGTGATTACTTCTACTGAGGCTCTAAAGCTGAAAGAAGTTCCAAAGCATTTAATTGTTATTGGTGGCGGAGTTATCGGTCTTGAGATGGGGCAAGTCTTTTTAAGACTTGGTTCAAAAGTATCAGTTGTTGAATATGCTGATTCTATGATTGCCGCTATGGATGCAGAGCTTGGTAAGACTCTTCAAAGAGTTCTTAAGAAGCAGGGGATGGAGTTCTATGCTGGGCACGGGGTAACTGCAGTTGAGGCCAAGGGTAAGAAAGTTACTGTTACAGCTAAGAAGAATAAAGACGGTAAAGAAGTTACTCTTGAGAGTGATTACTGTTTAGTTGCTGTTGGTAGAAGACCATTTACTGATGGACTTGGGCTTGAAAATGCTGGAGTACAAGTTGATGAGAGAGGAGTTGTTGTAACAGACTCTAATCTTAGAACTAGTGTCGATAATATTTTTGCGATTGGTGATATTGTAAAAGGTCCAATGCTTGCCCATAAGGCTGAAGAAGAAGGCGTCTATGTTGCTGAGCTTCTAGCCGGACAAAAGCCACACCTAAATTACAATCTAATTCCAGGTGTTGTTTACACTTGGCCAGAAGTTTCTTCTGTTGGACAAACTGAAGAACAGCTAAAGTCCTCTAGTATTCCATATAAGAAAGGTTCATTTCCATTTAAGGCATCAGGAAGGGCCAGAGCAGGGAACGAGTCAGAAGGACTTGTTAAGGTTCTAGCTCATAAAGAAACCGACGAAATCTTAGGTGTTCATATGATTGGAGCTAGATGTGCGGACCTTATTGGAGAAGCTGTTGTGGCCATGGAGTTTAGAGCATCTGCTGAAGATATTGCTCGTATTTGTCATGGACACCCAACTTATACAGAATGTTTCAAAGAAGCTTGTCTTGCGGCAACGGAAGATAGAGCAATTCATATATAA